Below is a genomic region from Desulforhopalus sp..
CAGGGGCTTCGCTATGACCTCACGATACTTCTCGAAGGGCAACGCTTTGACATCCTCATTATAGCGCTTGACTATGTCGAAATGACCTATGACGGAGTAGTCCTTATAGTCCTTCAGCATCTGATACAGTTCATCATAAAAATAGAGCAGTGCTTCTTCCGGGGTTCTGTCCCGGTAAAAGTCGCCGTTGTAAAGGTCTTGCTTTCCGGCGTTGTGCACGCTGGCAATGACAAAGTCAAAGGCATGCATGTTCACCAGCACAGAGCAGCGGCCCAGGACATGGGGCTGAATGCCAATCTCAATGCCCTTGCGCACAGTAATCCGGTCGGCGTATTCTTCCCCAATCACTTCGTACTCGCGCAGTCCAACTTCAACGTCAAAATCAAACTGAATTTCTGTGGAGTTATATTCGTAGTCGACGTGATCCGTGATCGCGATCTCCTTCATACCGGCTGTG
It encodes:
- a CDS encoding histidinol-phosphatase HisJ family protein, giving the protein MYDYHMHSYFSTDCAIPVKEMIEGAVTAGMKEIAITDHVDYEYNSTEIQFDFDVEVGLREYEVIGEEYADRITVRKGIEIGIQPHVLGRCSVLVNMHAFDFVIASVHNAGKQDLYNGDFYRDRTPEEALLYFYDELYQMLKDYKDYSVIGHFDIVKRYNEDVKALPFEKYREVIAKPLKEIIKAGKGIEINLSGIRQGLGESLPSLDVLKLYKELGGEIVTLGSDSHVPETIGDQFRLGVGMLKEAGFDKIYRFERMQPIPVPLAELEAKYLI